Proteins encoded together in one Epinephelus moara isolate mb chromosome 2, YSFRI_EMoa_1.0, whole genome shotgun sequence window:
- the si:ch211-136a13.1 gene encoding HHIP-like protein 1 isoform X1: MTPQTGNLQHGFLPHLLLLVLLLLQAWRGCCHPQCLDYKPPYEPRMPLLFCKEYTKFGCCDLDKDQEISARFYSIMSNFDHSGFMTCSKYIRNILCQECSPYSAHLYDAEDANTPMRVLPGLCRDYCYDYWHQCRYTLSLLLEDVGSPQQFANLTATIEEDRKRFCNFLELRDNQYCYPNVLTNTELNANLGLVSEDPAGCLELCLQEVANGLRNPVAMIHANDGTHRFFVAEQLGFVWVYLANGSRIDRPFLNLTHAVLTSRWAGDERGFLCIALHPRITMVRKAYVYYSISVKKEERIRISEFTLLPHDDNQLDHSSERTILEVVEPASNHNGGQLLFGPDGYLYIFIGDGGRGGDPFGKFGNSQNKSTLLGKVLRVDIENNDDGPPYSIPSDNPFLGEKESLPEIYAYGVRNMWRCSIDRGDPITGQGAGRMFCGDVGQNKFEEVDLIVKGGNYGWRAKEGFSCYDRKLCQNSSLDDILPIFAYPHKLGKSVTGGYIYRGCQMPNLNGLYIFGDFMSGRLMSLKENVTSGKWEYNEICMGRDRTCRFPKLINSYYKHIISFAEDEAGELYFLATGAPSAMARAGVIYKIVDPSRRAAPGKCSFKPSPVKIKGKLIHFYPREEFVINKKPTTTPVPTTTTRKTTTTTKTPPRRKTPIIIIKPPMPTRKTIRKPAPPPPPPPPSPSPAKTTTTTTTTTTAAATIRPTTLQTTRKATTRKPPPTTPTAKPTTIKTTAATTVKPTTVPTTVMAMATTPAPTTPTGYRTTMTAALSRIAQTPIITTPPTRRHGRPLQYVPLTTPEPLTSPQPTTTSLKRHQMALTSARYPQHPEALTTPRSPYWSQKPTASVYKPQRPPINTTLLKSQEERLWLGEKLERAGEGNQIFKRTRGRGHKRGRGRRLRVGSVRLVSADGLSDRGRVEIFIRGEWGTVCDDLFTSKAGTVVCRQLGFTTALAVMKRAALGEADRNVRILLDDVECEGGESSLLECKRSRVGKHNCSHGEDVGVICG, translated from the exons ATGACCCCACAGACTGGCAATTTGCAGCATGGCTTCCTTCCTCACCTGCTTCTCCTCGTCCTGTTGCTCCTCCAGGCCTGGAGAGGGTGCTGTCACCCCCAGTGTTTGGACTACAAGCCTCCATATGAGCCCAGGATGCCACTACTCTTCTGCAAGGAGTACACCAAGTTTGGATGCTGTGATCTGGATAAAGATCAGGAGATATCAGCCAGGTTTTACAGCATCATGAGCAACTTTGACCATTCAGGTTTTATGACCTGTTCCAAGTACATACGCAACATCCTCTGCCAG GAGTGTTCTCCATACTCCGCCCACCTGTATGATGCTGAGGATGCTAACACACCCATGAGGGTGCTACCTGGGCTGTGCCGTGATTACTGCTACGACTACTGGCATCAGTGTCGCTACACGCTAAGCCTTCTCTTGGAAGACGTTGGGAGCCCGCAGCAGTTTGCAAACCTGACTGCAACGATAGAAGAAGATCGCAAAAGGTTCTGCAACTTCCTGGAGCTGAGGGACAACCAGTACTGCTATCCTAATGTATTGACAAATACAG AGCTGAATGCTAACCTGGGCTTGGTAAGTGAGGATCCCGCAGGATGTCTGGAGCTGTGTTTGCAGGAGGTCGCCAATGGGCTCCGTAACCCTGTGGCCATGATCCATGCTAATGATGGAACTCATCGATTCTTCGTGGCGGAGCAGCTGGGTTTTGTGTGGGTGTATCTGGCTAACGGCTCCAGGATCGACCGTCCTTTCCTCAACCTGACCCATGCTGTCCTCACATCACGGTGGGCTGGGGACGAAAGGGGATTTCTCTGCATAGCCCTGCACCCAAG GATCACCATGGTCAGAAAAGCATATGTGTACTACTCTATATCTGtcaagaaggaggagaggataCGTATCAGCGagttcacactgctgccacATGATGACAACCAACTAGACCACTCCTCTGAGAG GACCATCCTTGAGGTGGTAGAGCCGGCgtccaatcacaatggaggacAGCTTCTGTTTGGCCCTGACGGGTACCTGTACATCTTCATTGGTGATGGTGGCCGAGGTGGGGACCCATTTGGAAAGTTTGGCAACTCACAGAACAA GTCGACACTCCTCGGCAAGGTGCTTCGCGTTGACATCGAGAACAATGATGATGGCCCCCCATACAGCATCCCCTCAGACAACCCATTCTTGGGGGAGAAGGAATCACTACCTG AGATCTATGCCTATGGAGTTCGCAACATGTGGCGTTGCTCCATTGACCGCGGTGACCCCATCACAGGTCAAGGCGCAGGCAGGATGTTTTGCGGTGACGTAGGCCAGAACAAATTTGAAGAGGTGGACTTGATTGTTAAAG GAGGAAACTACGGATGGAGGGCTAAAGAAGGCTTCAGCTGCTACGATCGCAAACTCTGTCAGAACTCCTCGCTAG ATGACATCTTGCCTATCTTCGCCTACCCTCACAAGCTGGGCAAGTCAGTGACAGGAGGATACATATACAGAGGCTGTCAGATGCCCAACCTGAATGGGCTCTACATCTTTGGGGATTTCATGAGTGG GCGTCTGATGTCTCTGAAGGAGAATGTCACTTCCGGTAAATGGGAGTACAATGAGATCTGCATGGGAAGAGACCGGACCTGCAGGTTCCCCAAACTCATCAACAGTTACTATAAACACATCATCTCTTTCGCTGAAGATGAAGCGG GTGAGCTATATTTCTTGGCCACAGGAGCCCCAAGTGCCATGGCCAGAGCAGGAGTCATCTATAAGATAGTGGACCCTTCCAG ACGAGCGGCACCAGGAAAATGCAGCTTCAAGCCTTCACCTGTGAAGATAAAGGGAAAACTGATTCACTTCTACCCCAGAGAGG AGTTTGTAATCAACAAGAAACCAACCACCACACCTGTGCCCACGACAACCACAAGAaaaactacaacaacaacaaaaacaccacCCAGACGAAAAACACCCATAATAATTATTAAACCACCAATGCcaacaagaaaaacaataagaaaacccgcaccaccaccaccaccaccaccaccatcaccatcaccagcaaaaacaacaacaacgacaacaacaacaacaaccgcAGCAGCAACAATAAGACCCACAACATTACAGACAACAAGAAAGGCAACAACGAGAAAACCACCACCAACAACACCAACTGcaaaaccaacaacaataaaaacaactgcagcaaCAACAGTAAAACCAACAACAGTACCAACAACCGTGATGGCCATGGCAACAACCCCTGCCCCAACCACACCCACTG GTTATCGCACAACCATGACTGCTGCCCTCTCTAGGATTGCTCAAACCCCAATCATCACCACACCTCCAACCAGGAGACATGGGAGACCCCTTCAGTATGTCCCTCTTACCACCCCTGAACCTTTAACCTCACCACAGCCAACCACAACATCGCTGAAACGACACCAGATGGCCCTGACCTCTGCGCGATACCCTCAACATCCTGAAGCATTGACTACGCCACGGTCCCCATATTGGAGCCAGAAACCCACTGCATCAGTCTACAAGCCCCAGAGACCACCAATCAACACAACTCTGCTTAAATCACAGGAGGAGAGGCTGTGGCTCGGAGAGAAGCTGGAACGCGCCGGAGAGGGTAACCAAATATTCAAGAGGACTCGAGGAAGAGGTcacaaaagaggaagaggaagaaggctGCGGGTGGGCTCGGTGCGACTGGTAAGCGCCGATGGTTTATCAGATCGGGGTAGAGTGGAGATCTTTATCCGTGGTGAGTGGGGGACAGTGTGCGATGACCTTTTCACCAGCAAAGCAGGTACTGTAGTGTGTCGACAGCTCGGCTTCACGACAGCGTTGGCGGTGATGAAGAGGGCTGCGCTGGGGGAGGCAGACCGCAACGTAAGGATCCTGTTGGATGATGTGGAGTGTGAGGGTGGGGAGAGTTCGCTGCTGGAGTGCAAGAGATCCAGGGTCGGGAAACACAACTGCTCACATGGGGAAGACGTTGGGGTGATCTGTGGTTAG
- the si:ch211-136a13.1 gene encoding HHIP-like protein 1 isoform X2, whose product MRVLPGLCRDYCYDYWHQCRYTLSLLLEDVGSPQQFANLTATIEEDRKRFCNFLELRDNQYCYPNVLTNTELNANLGLVSEDPAGCLELCLQEVANGLRNPVAMIHANDGTHRFFVAEQLGFVWVYLANGSRIDRPFLNLTHAVLTSRWAGDERGFLCIALHPRITMVRKAYVYYSISVKKEERIRISEFTLLPHDDNQLDHSSERTILEVVEPASNHNGGQLLFGPDGYLYIFIGDGGRGGDPFGKFGNSQNKSTLLGKVLRVDIENNDDGPPYSIPSDNPFLGEKESLPEIYAYGVRNMWRCSIDRGDPITGQGAGRMFCGDVGQNKFEEVDLIVKGGNYGWRAKEGFSCYDRKLCQNSSLDDILPIFAYPHKLGKSVTGGYIYRGCQMPNLNGLYIFGDFMSGRLMSLKENVTSGKWEYNEICMGRDRTCRFPKLINSYYKHIISFAEDEAGELYFLATGAPSAMARAGVIYKIVDPSRRAAPGKCSFKPSPVKIKGKLIHFYPREEFVINKKPTTTPVPTTTTRKTTTTTKTPPRRKTPIIIIKPPMPTRKTIRKPAPPPPPPPPSPSPAKTTTTTTTTTTAAATIRPTTLQTTRKATTRKPPPTTPTAKPTTIKTTAATTVKPTTVPTTVMAMATTPAPTTPTGYRTTMTAALSRIAQTPIITTPPTRRHGRPLQYVPLTTPEPLTSPQPTTTSLKRHQMALTSARYPQHPEALTTPRSPYWSQKPTASVYKPQRPPINTTLLKSQEERLWLGEKLERAGEGNQIFKRTRGRGHKRGRGRRLRVGSVRLVSADGLSDRGRVEIFIRGEWGTVCDDLFTSKAGTVVCRQLGFTTALAVMKRAALGEADRNVRILLDDVECEGGESSLLECKRSRVGKHNCSHGEDVGVICG is encoded by the exons ATGAGGGTGCTACCTGGGCTGTGCCGTGATTACTGCTACGACTACTGGCATCAGTGTCGCTACACGCTAAGCCTTCTCTTGGAAGACGTTGGGAGCCCGCAGCAGTTTGCAAACCTGACTGCAACGATAGAAGAAGATCGCAAAAGGTTCTGCAACTTCCTGGAGCTGAGGGACAACCAGTACTGCTATCCTAATGTATTGACAAATACAG AGCTGAATGCTAACCTGGGCTTGGTAAGTGAGGATCCCGCAGGATGTCTGGAGCTGTGTTTGCAGGAGGTCGCCAATGGGCTCCGTAACCCTGTGGCCATGATCCATGCTAATGATGGAACTCATCGATTCTTCGTGGCGGAGCAGCTGGGTTTTGTGTGGGTGTATCTGGCTAACGGCTCCAGGATCGACCGTCCTTTCCTCAACCTGACCCATGCTGTCCTCACATCACGGTGGGCTGGGGACGAAAGGGGATTTCTCTGCATAGCCCTGCACCCAAG GATCACCATGGTCAGAAAAGCATATGTGTACTACTCTATATCTGtcaagaaggaggagaggataCGTATCAGCGagttcacactgctgccacATGATGACAACCAACTAGACCACTCCTCTGAGAG GACCATCCTTGAGGTGGTAGAGCCGGCgtccaatcacaatggaggacAGCTTCTGTTTGGCCCTGACGGGTACCTGTACATCTTCATTGGTGATGGTGGCCGAGGTGGGGACCCATTTGGAAAGTTTGGCAACTCACAGAACAA GTCGACACTCCTCGGCAAGGTGCTTCGCGTTGACATCGAGAACAATGATGATGGCCCCCCATACAGCATCCCCTCAGACAACCCATTCTTGGGGGAGAAGGAATCACTACCTG AGATCTATGCCTATGGAGTTCGCAACATGTGGCGTTGCTCCATTGACCGCGGTGACCCCATCACAGGTCAAGGCGCAGGCAGGATGTTTTGCGGTGACGTAGGCCAGAACAAATTTGAAGAGGTGGACTTGATTGTTAAAG GAGGAAACTACGGATGGAGGGCTAAAGAAGGCTTCAGCTGCTACGATCGCAAACTCTGTCAGAACTCCTCGCTAG ATGACATCTTGCCTATCTTCGCCTACCCTCACAAGCTGGGCAAGTCAGTGACAGGAGGATACATATACAGAGGCTGTCAGATGCCCAACCTGAATGGGCTCTACATCTTTGGGGATTTCATGAGTGG GCGTCTGATGTCTCTGAAGGAGAATGTCACTTCCGGTAAATGGGAGTACAATGAGATCTGCATGGGAAGAGACCGGACCTGCAGGTTCCCCAAACTCATCAACAGTTACTATAAACACATCATCTCTTTCGCTGAAGATGAAGCGG GTGAGCTATATTTCTTGGCCACAGGAGCCCCAAGTGCCATGGCCAGAGCAGGAGTCATCTATAAGATAGTGGACCCTTCCAG ACGAGCGGCACCAGGAAAATGCAGCTTCAAGCCTTCACCTGTGAAGATAAAGGGAAAACTGATTCACTTCTACCCCAGAGAGG AGTTTGTAATCAACAAGAAACCAACCACCACACCTGTGCCCACGACAACCACAAGAaaaactacaacaacaacaaaaacaccacCCAGACGAAAAACACCCATAATAATTATTAAACCACCAATGCcaacaagaaaaacaataagaaaacccgcaccaccaccaccaccaccaccaccatcaccatcaccagcaaaaacaacaacaacgacaacaacaacaacaaccgcAGCAGCAACAATAAGACCCACAACATTACAGACAACAAGAAAGGCAACAACGAGAAAACCACCACCAACAACACCAACTGcaaaaccaacaacaataaaaacaactgcagcaaCAACAGTAAAACCAACAACAGTACCAACAACCGTGATGGCCATGGCAACAACCCCTGCCCCAACCACACCCACTG GTTATCGCACAACCATGACTGCTGCCCTCTCTAGGATTGCTCAAACCCCAATCATCACCACACCTCCAACCAGGAGACATGGGAGACCCCTTCAGTATGTCCCTCTTACCACCCCTGAACCTTTAACCTCACCACAGCCAACCACAACATCGCTGAAACGACACCAGATGGCCCTGACCTCTGCGCGATACCCTCAACATCCTGAAGCATTGACTACGCCACGGTCCCCATATTGGAGCCAGAAACCCACTGCATCAGTCTACAAGCCCCAGAGACCACCAATCAACACAACTCTGCTTAAATCACAGGAGGAGAGGCTGTGGCTCGGAGAGAAGCTGGAACGCGCCGGAGAGGGTAACCAAATATTCAAGAGGACTCGAGGAAGAGGTcacaaaagaggaagaggaagaaggctGCGGGTGGGCTCGGTGCGACTGGTAAGCGCCGATGGTTTATCAGATCGGGGTAGAGTGGAGATCTTTATCCGTGGTGAGTGGGGGACAGTGTGCGATGACCTTTTCACCAGCAAAGCAGGTACTGTAGTGTGTCGACAGCTCGGCTTCACGACAGCGTTGGCGGTGATGAAGAGGGCTGCGCTGGGGGAGGCAGACCGCAACGTAAGGATCCTGTTGGATGATGTGGAGTGTGAGGGTGGGGAGAGTTCGCTGCTGGAGTGCAAGAGATCCAGGGTCGGGAAACACAACTGCTCACATGGGGAAGACGTTGGGGTGATCTGTGGTTAG